A single region of the Nocardioides ochotonae genome encodes:
- a CDS encoding polyprenol monophosphomannose synthase, with protein sequence MVLPTYNEAENLAWIVGRLHAAQPDVDVLVVDDASPDGTGDIADELAGTDPRVHVLHRTGKEGLGAAYLHGFAHALDSGYDVIGEMDADGSHQPEQLHLLRDALADADLVIGSRWVPGGTVVNWPRRRELLSRGGNLYVRLLLGISVRDATAGFRLYRRATLEAIDLASVQSTGYVFQTELAARTLQAGLRVREVPIEFVERERGDSKMSGAVAAESLRRITTWGLRERAAQVRRVLAR encoded by the coding sequence ATGGTGCTGCCGACGTACAACGAGGCCGAGAACCTGGCCTGGATCGTCGGGCGCCTGCACGCCGCGCAGCCCGACGTCGACGTCCTCGTGGTCGACGACGCCTCGCCGGACGGGACCGGCGACATCGCCGACGAGCTCGCCGGGACCGATCCGCGGGTGCACGTGCTGCACCGCACCGGCAAGGAGGGCCTTGGCGCCGCCTACCTCCACGGGTTCGCGCACGCCCTCGACTCCGGCTACGACGTCATCGGGGAGATGGACGCCGACGGCTCGCACCAGCCCGAGCAGCTGCACCTGCTGCGCGACGCCCTCGCGGACGCCGACCTGGTGATCGGCTCACGCTGGGTCCCGGGCGGCACGGTGGTGAACTGGCCGCGGCGCCGTGAGCTGCTCTCGCGCGGCGGCAACCTCTACGTGCGGCTGCTGCTCGGGATCTCGGTGCGCGACGCGACGGCCGGGTTCCGGCTCTACCGGCGCGCGACGCTGGAGGCGATCGACCTGGCGTCGGTGCAGTCCACCGGCTACGTGTTCCAGACCGAGCTGGCCGCGCGCACGCTGCAGGCCGGGCTCCGGGTGCGCGAGGTGCCCATCGAGTTCGTGGAGCGCGAGCGCGGCGACTCCAAGATGAGCGGCGCGGTCGCGGCGGAGTCGCTGCGCCGCATCACGACCTGGGGCCTGCGGGAGCGGGCCGCGCAGGTGCGCAGGGTACTGGCCCGATGA
- the lnt gene encoding apolipoprotein N-acyltransferase, which produces MLKRTALALVAGLALALAFEPVALPILLPLGVTGFAMATRGLRARSGWIPGLVFGVAFYYTHIWWMRSVGTDAWLALAGIEALFYGLLGSVAAILHRRRWWPLWLATAWVSMEVWRSGWPFSGMPWGRLSFGVVDTPVANALPYVGAVGVSFILALGGTLLAALVIERGRARRVVAGVLVAGVALLAVPVLAPWSPTPTGEATVAAVQGDVPGPGNDILYDAPGVTRNHVEATLDLARAVDAGEAPRPDFVVWPENSTASDPFRPGEIRDGIDRAAAAIGVPVLVGGLVDGGPGNVLNQGIVWDPETGPGERYTKWHPVPYGEWIPFRDFFTAQFGRLAMIPRDMLSGTRTSPLDIAGVPVADAICFDVAYDDGIYAQVENGAEMLVVQTSNATFIHTDQIDQQFAITRLRAIETGKWAVVAATNGVSGVIAPDGTVVASADPRTQEVLLERLELNDAVTPGIRLAPWITAACLVGTGLALLAGLVPYRRRVRPTPVDDGSRELVTAGSPRGATRS; this is translated from the coding sequence GTGCTGAAGCGGACCGCCCTGGCCCTCGTCGCCGGTCTGGCGCTCGCGCTGGCCTTCGAACCCGTCGCCCTCCCGATCCTGCTGCCCCTCGGCGTCACCGGCTTCGCCATGGCCACGCGCGGGCTGCGCGCGCGCAGCGGCTGGATCCCGGGCCTGGTCTTCGGGGTCGCCTTCTACTACACCCACATCTGGTGGATGCGCTCGGTCGGCACCGACGCGTGGCTGGCCCTCGCCGGTATCGAGGCGCTCTTCTACGGCCTGCTCGGCTCGGTCGCGGCGATCCTGCACCGGCGCCGGTGGTGGCCGCTGTGGCTGGCCACGGCATGGGTATCGATGGAGGTCTGGCGCAGCGGCTGGCCGTTCAGTGGCATGCCCTGGGGCCGGCTCTCCTTCGGCGTCGTCGACACCCCCGTCGCGAACGCGCTGCCGTACGTCGGCGCGGTCGGCGTCTCCTTCATCCTCGCCCTCGGCGGCACCCTGCTCGCCGCGCTGGTGATCGAGCGCGGGCGGGCGCGCCGCGTGGTCGCGGGCGTGCTCGTCGCGGGCGTCGCGCTGCTCGCCGTACCGGTGCTGGCGCCGTGGTCGCCCACCCCGACCGGGGAGGCGACCGTGGCCGCGGTGCAGGGCGACGTGCCCGGCCCGGGCAACGACATCCTCTACGACGCCCCCGGGGTGACCCGCAACCACGTCGAGGCCACCCTCGACCTGGCCCGCGCGGTCGACGCGGGCGAGGCGCCGCGCCCCGACTTCGTGGTCTGGCCGGAGAACTCCACCGCCTCCGACCCGTTCCGTCCCGGTGAGATCCGCGACGGCATCGACCGCGCCGCGGCGGCCATCGGCGTCCCGGTGCTGGTCGGCGGACTGGTCGACGGCGGCCCCGGCAACGTGCTCAACCAGGGCATCGTGTGGGACCCCGAGACCGGGCCGGGGGAGCGCTACACCAAGTGGCACCCCGTGCCGTACGGCGAGTGGATCCCGTTCCGCGACTTCTTCACCGCCCAGTTCGGGCGGCTGGCGATGATCCCGCGCGACATGCTCAGCGGCACCCGCACCTCCCCGCTGGACATCGCCGGGGTCCCGGTCGCCGACGCGATCTGCTTCGACGTCGCCTACGACGACGGGATCTACGCCCAGGTCGAGAACGGCGCGGAGATGCTGGTCGTGCAGACCAGCAACGCCACGTTCATCCACACCGACCAGATCGACCAGCAGTTCGCGATCACCCGGCTGCGCGCGATCGAGACCGGCAAGTGGGCGGTGGTCGCCGCGACCAACGGCGTGTCCGGCGTGATCGCCCCGGACGGCACGGTCGTGGCCAGCGCCGACCCGCGCACCCAGGAGGTGCTCCTCGAGCGCCTGGAGCTCAACGACGCGGTCACCCCTGGCATCCGGCTGGCCCCGTGGATCACCGCCGCCTGCCTGGTGGGCACCGGCCTGGCGCTCCTCGCCGGACTGGTCCCGTATCGTCGACGGGTGCGACCGACACCGGTCGACGACGGCTCGCGCGAGCTCGTCACCGCCGGCAGTCCCCGAGGAGCCACCCGATCGTGA
- the kal gene encoding 3-aminobutyryl-CoA ammonia lyase, with translation MSGEGPVIGTRVVHRRYVPHSHAHYAGSLVDGAYGLGLFGDVATEMCIRTDGDEGLFAGYADVRFLAPVRAGDVVEATAELVAVGTRSRTLELALRVVARGCGSAAQPGAAEVLEPPLLATTARGTVVVPGAIAHATG, from the coding sequence GTGAGCGGCGAGGGGCCGGTGATCGGCACCCGGGTGGTGCACCGGCGCTACGTGCCCCACAGCCACGCCCACTACGCCGGCAGCCTCGTCGACGGGGCCTACGGACTCGGGCTGTTCGGCGACGTGGCCACCGAGATGTGCATCCGCACCGACGGCGACGAGGGGCTCTTCGCCGGGTACGCCGACGTGCGCTTCCTCGCCCCGGTGCGCGCCGGCGACGTCGTCGAGGCGACCGCCGAGCTCGTCGCCGTCGGCACCCGCTCGCGCACCCTCGAACTCGCGCTGCGCGTCGTCGCCCGCGGCTGCGGGAGCGCCGCCCAGCCGGGCGCCGCCGAGGTGCTGGAGCCGCCGCTCCTCGCGACGACGGCACGCGGGACCGTGGTCGTGCCCGGAGCAATAGCACACGCCACGGGCTGA
- the kamE gene encoding lysine 5,6-aminomutase subunit beta, with product MIVRPYGDTTGDGMVQVSFTLPLPHSKVAEGAAAQLAASMGMDPAMVVHAQAMGPGFTFFVVYGRVSHLVDTDTVRVVERDYPLLTPAEVNASIRRSLRRRLVVVGACVGTDAHTVGIDAILNIKGFAGEKGLEYYREVKVVNLGAQVEVDHLVARAVEEGADAVLVSQVVTQRDAHLLHARQVAAGFAAAYPDGGRPLLVVGGPRFEESAAAALGVDRVFGRGTTPGEVASFLAHRVAARAGVEA from the coding sequence ATGATCGTGCGCCCGTACGGCGACACCACGGGGGACGGGATGGTGCAGGTCAGCTTCACCCTCCCGCTGCCGCACTCGAAGGTCGCGGAGGGCGCGGCCGCGCAGCTCGCCGCCTCGATGGGCATGGACCCGGCGATGGTGGTTCACGCGCAGGCGATGGGCCCCGGGTTCACCTTCTTCGTGGTCTACGGCCGGGTCTCCCACCTGGTCGACACCGACACGGTGCGGGTGGTCGAGCGCGACTACCCGCTGCTCACCCCGGCCGAGGTCAACGCCTCGATCCGACGCTCCCTGCGCCGCCGCCTGGTGGTGGTCGGCGCCTGCGTCGGCACCGACGCGCACACCGTGGGGATCGACGCGATCCTCAACATCAAGGGGTTCGCGGGGGAGAAGGGCCTGGAGTACTACCGGGAGGTCAAGGTGGTGAACCTCGGCGCCCAGGTGGAGGTGGACCACCTCGTCGCCCGGGCCGTCGAGGAGGGTGCCGACGCGGTGCTGGTCTCCCAGGTGGTCACCCAGCGCGACGCGCACCTGCTGCACGCCCGCCAGGTCGCCGCCGGGTTCGCCGCGGCGTACCCCGACGGCGGACGTCCGCTGCTGGTCGTCGGCGGGCCCCGGTTCGAGGAGTCCGCGGCCGCCGCGCTCGGCGTCGACCGGGTCTTCGGGCGGGGTACGACGCCCGGCGAGGTCGCCTCGTTCCTCGCCCACCGGGTGGCCGCCCGCGCGGGGGTCGAGGCGTGA
- the kamD gene encoding lysine 5,6-aminomutase subunit alpha, whose translation MSTLGLDPTTIRQARELARRAGEPIVQMAHAHTTVAVERATLRLGGLTGADAEGTPWVNRLADAVRDAVGLEHGVALPVWDALLRGEAHDLATLAQKAAVGSVSFRLPTGTDAVRAREVSRARVGEGLARIDRRRHERETLIATHGDAPSKPWIYLIVATGDIREDIPQAQQAAREGADVIAVIRSTGQSLLDYVPEGETHEGFAGTYATQENFRLMRAALDESSRELGRYVRLTNYASGLCMPEIAVLAGLERLDMMLNDSMYGILFRDINPVRTFVDQRFSRQVHARAGIIINTGEDNYLTTADAVEAAHTVTTSQLLNEYFAKEAGLEDWQLGLGHAFEIDPDLPDSFRLELAHAMLARELFPDAPLKWMPPTRHMTGDVFRGYLLDGFFNLAGALTGQGILLVGMMTEAVVTPWLSDRDLALRNVRYVLEAAGGLHEDFHPAPDGLIANRARQVLGESVDLLTRITEHEHGLLDAIADGTFGLMRRPANGGRGLDGVAEKADGYHNPATDLLEES comes from the coding sequence ATGAGCACCCTCGGTCTCGACCCGACCACGATCCGCCAGGCACGCGAGCTGGCCCGGCGCGCCGGCGAGCCGATCGTGCAGATGGCCCACGCGCACACCACCGTCGCCGTCGAGCGCGCGACGCTGCGCCTGGGCGGGCTCACGGGCGCCGACGCCGAGGGGACCCCGTGGGTCAACCGGCTCGCCGACGCGGTGCGCGACGCGGTCGGCCTCGAGCACGGCGTCGCGCTCCCGGTCTGGGACGCGCTCCTACGCGGCGAGGCCCACGACCTGGCCACGCTCGCCCAGAAGGCGGCCGTGGGCTCGGTGTCGTTCCGGCTGCCGACCGGGACCGACGCCGTCCGCGCCCGGGAGGTCTCCCGAGCCCGGGTCGGCGAGGGCCTGGCGCGCATCGACCGGCGCCGCCACGAGCGCGAGACCCTGATCGCGACCCACGGCGACGCCCCCAGCAAGCCCTGGATCTACCTGATCGTGGCCACCGGCGACATCCGCGAGGACATCCCGCAGGCCCAACAGGCCGCCCGTGAGGGCGCCGACGTGATCGCGGTGATCCGTTCCACCGGGCAGAGCCTGCTGGACTACGTGCCGGAGGGGGAGACCCACGAGGGCTTCGCCGGCACCTACGCCACCCAGGAGAACTTCCGGCTGATGCGCGCCGCGCTCGACGAGTCCAGCCGCGAGCTGGGCCGCTACGTGCGCCTGACCAACTACGCCAGCGGGCTGTGCATGCCCGAGATCGCCGTCCTGGCCGGGCTCGAGCGGCTCGACATGATGCTCAACGACTCGATGTACGGGATCCTCTTCCGCGACATCAACCCGGTGCGCACCTTCGTCGACCAGCGCTTCAGCCGCCAGGTCCATGCCCGGGCCGGGATCATCATCAACACCGGCGAGGACAACTACCTCACCACCGCCGACGCGGTCGAGGCCGCGCACACCGTCACCACCAGCCAGCTGCTCAACGAGTACTTCGCCAAGGAGGCAGGCCTGGAGGACTGGCAGCTCGGGCTCGGGCACGCCTTCGAGATCGACCCGGACCTGCCCGACTCCTTCCGACTCGAGCTCGCCCACGCGATGCTGGCCCGCGAGCTCTTCCCGGACGCACCCCTGAAGTGGATGCCGCCCACCCGGCACATGACCGGCGACGTGTTCCGCGGCTACCTGCTCGACGGGTTCTTCAACCTCGCCGGCGCGCTCACCGGCCAGGGCATCCTGCTCGTGGGGATGATGACCGAGGCGGTGGTGACGCCGTGGCTCTCCGACCGCGACCTGGCGCTGCGCAACGTGCGCTACGTGCTGGAGGCCGCGGGCGGGCTGCACGAGGACTTCCACCCGGCCCCCGACGGCCTGATCGCGAACCGCGCCCGGCAGGTGCTGGGGGAGTCGGTCGACCTGCTCACCCGGATCACCGAGCACGAGCACGGCCTGCTCGACGCCATCGCCGACGGCACCTTCGGGCTGATGCGCCGCCCCGCCAACGGCGGACGCGGCCTCGACGGTGTCGCCGAGAAGGCCGACGGCTACCACAACCCCGCCACCGACCTGCTGGAGGAGTCATGA
- the kdd gene encoding L-erythro-3,5-diaminohexanoate dehydrogenase has translation MRALLTSDPTGLHRVLDAERVLPQAAERLDTRRELWPDEVRVRVERLNLDAASYGQLSRAHGGDGAAVRRAVLDIVAARGKMQNPVTGSGGMLVGTVEEVGPESPLGLRVGQRVATLVSLTLTPLVIEDDLAGWDGLDEQVPCTGHAVLFGRSVAAVLPEDLPTALSLAVMDVCGAPALTRRVVEQYAARPGARPPTVVVLGGGGKSGSLSLAAAREAGAGRTVGVVPSEEEARRLAATGLADTVVVADARDPIALRDAVRETGGPADVSVVCVDVPGCEGGAVLATAEGGTVVFFSMATSFSAAALGAEGLAADVTMLVGNGYVPGHAAYALDLVRRHPGVRDLLTERVGR, from the coding sequence ATGCGAGCGCTGCTCACCAGCGACCCGACCGGCCTGCACCGCGTGCTCGACGCGGAGCGGGTCCTTCCGCAGGCCGCCGAGCGCCTCGACACCCGCCGCGAGCTGTGGCCCGACGAGGTCCGGGTGCGCGTGGAGCGCCTCAACCTCGACGCCGCGTCGTACGGCCAACTGTCCCGTGCCCACGGCGGGGACGGTGCGGCCGTGCGGCGCGCGGTGCTCGACATCGTCGCGGCGCGCGGCAAGATGCAGAACCCCGTCACCGGCTCCGGCGGCATGCTGGTCGGCACCGTGGAGGAGGTGGGCCCGGAGTCCCCGCTGGGGCTACGGGTTGGGCAGCGGGTCGCGACCCTGGTCTCGCTCACCCTCACCCCGCTCGTCATCGAGGACGACCTGGCGGGCTGGGACGGACTCGACGAGCAGGTGCCGTGCACGGGTCATGCGGTGCTCTTCGGCCGCTCGGTGGCCGCCGTGCTGCCCGAGGACCTGCCGACCGCGCTGAGCCTGGCGGTGATGGACGTGTGCGGGGCCCCGGCGCTGACCCGCCGCGTCGTGGAGCAGTACGCCGCGCGCCCCGGCGCCCGCCCGCCGACGGTCGTGGTGCTGGGGGGCGGGGGCAAGTCCGGGTCGCTGAGCCTGGCCGCGGCCCGCGAGGCCGGTGCCGGGCGCACCGTCGGCGTGGTCCCCAGCGAGGAGGAGGCCCGCCGGCTCGCGGCCACCGGACTGGCCGACACGGTGGTGGTCGCCGACGCCCGCGACCCGATCGCGCTGCGGGACGCGGTGCGCGAAACCGGAGGTCCCGCCGACGTGAGCGTCGTGTGCGTGGACGTGCCCGGGTGCGAGGGCGGCGCGGTGCTGGCCACCGCCGAGGGCGGCACGGTGGTGTTCTTCTCGATGGCGACCTCCTTCTCCGCCGCCGCCCTGGGCGCGGAGGGCCTGGCCGCCGACGTCACGATGCTGGTCGGCAACGGCTACGTGCCGGGGCACGCGGCGTACGCCCTCGACCTGGTGCGGCGCCACCCCGGCGTCCGTGACCTGCTGACCGAGCGGGTGGGCCGATGA
- a CDS encoding KamA family radical SAM protein → MTVHATTSRPEAPRGEQPYAYRRTELVEPDWTRFPGWREVTVEQWESVQWQRAHCVKNLRQLRELLGGLVDEVFYDDLARDQAERATMSMLVPPQMLNTMAPDVQPRGPGSLTAAFYADPVRRYMIPVFSDRRTDWPSHPHASRDSLHEHAMWASEGLTHRYPTKVLAELLPTCPQYCGHCTRMDLVGTSTPVVDKLRFELKPVNRLDAMLDYLRRTPEVRDVVVSGGDVANMPWPRLEDFLIRLLEIENIRDIRLATKALIGLPQHWLQPDVVTGVARVAELARSRGVSLAIHTHANHAQSITPLVARASGAMLDAGLRDVRNQGVLLDGVNADPHALLDLSFRLLDDARVMPYYFYMCDMIPFSEHWRVSVAHAQRLQHQIMGYLPGFATPRIVCDVPFVGKRWVHQIADYDTERGISYWTKNYRTSIESADPDALGRRFEYYDPIHTLPAAGQEWWARHA, encoded by the coding sequence ATGACCGTCCACGCCACCACCTCGCGACCGGAGGCCCCTCGGGGCGAGCAGCCGTACGCCTACCGCCGCACCGAGCTGGTCGAGCCCGACTGGACCCGGTTCCCCGGCTGGCGGGAGGTGACGGTGGAGCAGTGGGAGTCGGTGCAGTGGCAGCGCGCCCACTGCGTCAAGAACCTGCGTCAGCTGCGCGAGCTGCTCGGCGGCCTCGTCGACGAGGTCTTCTACGACGACCTGGCGCGCGACCAGGCGGAGCGGGCCACGATGTCGATGCTGGTGCCGCCGCAGATGCTCAACACGATGGCGCCCGACGTGCAGCCGCGGGGCCCGGGGTCGCTGACCGCGGCGTTCTATGCCGACCCGGTGCGCCGGTACATGATCCCGGTCTTCTCCGACCGGCGTACCGACTGGCCCTCGCACCCGCACGCCAGCCGGGACTCCCTGCACGAGCACGCCATGTGGGCCAGCGAAGGGCTCACCCACCGCTACCCGACCAAGGTGCTCGCCGAGCTGCTGCCCACCTGCCCGCAGTACTGCGGGCACTGCACCCGCATGGACCTGGTGGGCACCTCGACCCCGGTGGTGGACAAGCTGCGCTTCGAGCTCAAGCCGGTCAACCGGCTCGACGCGATGCTCGACTACCTGCGCCGCACCCCGGAGGTGCGTGACGTGGTGGTCTCCGGCGGCGACGTCGCCAACATGCCGTGGCCGCGGCTGGAGGACTTCCTGATCCGGCTGCTGGAGATCGAGAACATCCGCGACATCCGGCTCGCGACCAAGGCACTGATCGGGCTGCCCCAGCACTGGCTGCAGCCCGACGTCGTCACCGGCGTGGCCCGGGTCGCCGAGCTCGCCCGCTCCCGCGGGGTGTCGCTGGCCATCCACACCCACGCCAACCACGCCCAGTCGATCACCCCGCTGGTCGCCCGCGCCAGCGGCGCGATGCTGGACGCCGGGCTGCGCGACGTGCGCAACCAGGGGGTGCTGCTCGACGGCGTGAACGCCGACCCGCACGCGCTGCTCGACCTGAGCTTCCGGCTGCTCGACGACGCCCGGGTGATGCCCTACTACTTCTACATGTGCGACATGATCCCGTTCAGCGAGCACTGGCGGGTCTCGGTCGCCCACGCCCAGCGGCTGCAGCACCAGATCATGGGCTACCTCCCCGGCTTCGCCACCCCGCGGATCGTGTGCGACGTGCCGTTCGTCGGCAAGCGGTGGGTGCACCAGATCGCTGACTACGACACCGAGCGCGGGATCTCGTACTGGACGAAGAACTACCGCACCTCGATCGAGAGCGCCGACCCCGACGC